Sequence from the Actinocatenispora sera genome:
GAGGCACTGCACGCCCGGCTGATGCTCGCGCTGGCCGCCGGTGGCCAGCAGGCCGCGGCCCTGCGGGTGTACGCGGAGATCAGCGCCCGGCTGGCCGACCAGCTCGGCCTGACCCCCGGCCCGGAGCTGACCGACGCCCGGCTCCAGGTGCTCCGCGGCGGCGCCGATCCGCGGCCCGGCCCGGGGTGAGGCGCCGGCCCCGGCGCCCGGACGCTGTCAGCCGAGCCCGTGGTGGATGAGGCGCAGGGTCCGCTCGGCGACGTGGTCCGGGTCCGCGCCGCCCTCGACGGCGGCCATGGCCGACTGCAGCAGGCCGCCGACGAGCTGGGCCGTCAGCTGCGGGGCGGTGGGGCTGAGCTCGGCGATCGCTTCCTGGAGCGGCAGGTAGTGCAGCCGGTGGAGTTCGTGGACCCGGTCGCGGCATTCCTGGGGTAGTTCGGCCCGCATCAGGGCGGCCGCCGGGCGGTGGAGGCCCTGCGCGGCGAGCCGAAGCTCGGCACGCACGAAGGCGTCGATGTGTCCCGCCGGGTGCTCGACGGTGCGCAGCGCCTGGTCGCGGGCGGTGTCGGCGGCGGCGAAGGCGTCCTCGACGATGGCCGCCAGGATGGCGGCCCCGGAGGGGAAGTACTGGTAGAAGCTGGAACGGGCCAGGCCCGCGCGGGCGCCGACCGCGCCCGGGGTGACCGCGCCGGCGCCCTGCTCGATCAGGATGTCGATCGCGGCCCGGACCAACGCGGCACGTTGCTGGGCGCGGTGCTCGGCCACCGTGGCCGCGTTGATCTTGGGCATGGCGTGGGCGCGCCTTTCGCGAACGGGTCAGGTCAGTCGGCCGTCCCGCAGGTTTCGGACCCGGTCGGCCGCGTCCAGTATCTCGGTGTCGTGGGTGACCATGACGGTGGCCGTGTTCTGGGCGCGGGTCTGCCGGGCGATCAGGTCGACGATGTCGCGGGAGCGTGCCCGGTCGAGCGCGGAGGTCGGTTCGTCCACGAGGAGGATCTCGGGGGCGAGGAGGAGGGCACGGGCCAGTCCGACCCGCTGGCGCTCGCCCCCGGAGAGCTGGTGCGGACGCCGGTCGGCGCGGGCGGTCATCCCGACCGCGTCCAGCAGCTCGTCGGCCCGTTGGCGGGCCGACCCGTCGAGACGGCCGGCGATGTGCGCGGCGACGAGCAACTGTTCCCTGGCGGTGAGGGAGGCGAGCAGGTTGGCATGCTGGAAGACGTAGCCGATGTGGTTGCGTCGGTGCGCGGTGCGCTGGCCCTCGGTGAGGGTGGTCAGGTCGGTACCGGCGACGTGGACGGTTCCCTCGCTGGGGCTCTGCAGCCCGCCGGCGACGGCGAGGAGGCTGGACTTTCCCGAACCGGACGGGCCGGTGAGGGCGAGGAACTCGCCCCGCGCGACGGTCAGGTCGACCCGGTCGAGCGCGGTGACCTGCTGGGCTCCGCTGCCCAGCCGGAGGGTGACACCGGCCAGTCGCAGCGCGGCGGGCAGGGTCGTGCCGTCCACGGTGGTGGCGGTGGCCGGGGTGGTCGGGGTCATCGGTTGGCTCCGAGGGCGGTGAGGGCCTGCACCTTGGTGATGCGACGGATCGCGACGGCGGCTCCGGCCAGACCGAGAACGATCAGCAGGGCCGCGGCCATGGTCACCTGGCCGGGGTCGAGGGAGAAGGGCGCCGACCGGTTCATCGCTCGGCCCAACGCGAGACCGACGCCGGTGCCGGCGGCGGTGGCCAGCAGCAGGACGACGGTGACCTGCGTCAGTGCGTCGCGCAGGAGGTAGCCGGTTCCCGCCCCGATGGCCTTCAGCAGGGCGATCTCCTGGCGGCGCTGGATGGTCCACACCGTGAAGAAGGAGCCCACGACCAGGGCGGAGATGGCGTACAGGAAGGCGCGGATCAGGGTCATGGTGCTGGATTCGGCGGTGTAGCCCGGGGATGCCGCGTAGGTGCCCGCCTTGTCCACGCTCCGCGTGCCGAGCCGGCGGTCGGCCGTGGCGGGGTCCACGCCGGGTGCGAGTTGGAGGGCCACGGCGGTCGCCTGGTCGGTGGCCGCCGCCGGCAGCGGGCCGGCCAGACCGTAGTGCAGCTGTTGCCAGAGCGGCAGCGGCGCGTACACGACGCCGATGTGGCCGAACGAGGCGTGCCCGATCGTGCCCACGACGGTCAGCTCGGTGCCCGCCTGTCCGGCGGTCAACCGGTCGCCGATGCGCACGCCCTCCGCGGCGATGTCCGCGCTGATCAGGACGCCGTTCGGGGCCGCCGACAGGGGCCGCCCCGACACCGGTGGGGGCGCCAGGAACCCGTCGGGCTCGACCCCGAACACGGCGAGATCCAGCTGCTTGCCGGCCGAACCGGCCAGCCGTGCGTGGACGAGCTGCTGCCCGAACGGCTCGGCCCGGCGTACGCCCGGTTGGGACGCCCAGGCTTCCCAGGTGGTCTTCGTGACGGTGGAGCGGGAGAACAGTTCTCCGGTAGCGGACTTGTCGAACGCCAGGTGCGTGACGGGCAGGGCGCGCAGCGCGGAGACACCGGAGTCGGCGAGCCCGCTGGCCAGCCCGGACAGGATGACGCCGAGCATGGCGATCAGGGCGACGACCGCGCCGATGAGCGCGAAGCGGCCGCGGGCGAACCGCAGGTCGCGGAGGGCGAGGAACATCAGGCGGACTCACCCGGTACGCCGTCGGCGACCGCGGCGACGGTCTCGAACGGCTCGACGGTGCCGGCCATGCCCTGGGTGGAGGGTCCGTGGGCGGCCCGGAAGGACGGCGAGCGCATCCAGGCGGTGAACGCGTCCCGGGTGGTGAACTCCATCACCGCCACGTACACCCCGCCGGCCTGTGCGGGGCGCAGCAGGCGCGCCCCGAGCAGGCCGTCCACCCCGGGCAGCGTCTCACCCATGCTCGCCGTGAATCGCTCCTCGAAGGTGGACTCCTCGCCGCCCGGGACCGGGATCCGGTTCATCACCGTGTACATCGACTGCGCACCCATCTCCTCCGACCGGAGGGCACCGGAGCCGGCCCGAAGATGCCGACTCATGTGTTGGCATCCTAGCGCATGTTCCCGACACAGGTGTCGGCAAGCTTTGCGGTCGGCGCCTCGCCGCGGGCGGCGAGGAACTCGACGCCCGGCGGCACGAGGGCGCCACCGGGCGCGGCCCACCGACCCGGTCGCCCGTTCACTCAGCCGGAGCTGCCGTTCCGGCCGGCGACCGGCGGGTGCAGGGCCAGTACCGAGGGCACCCGGTCGGGGGCGGCGGCGCGCAGCAGGCCGTAGCCGATGCCGGCGAGTCCGACCAGCAGCGCCGGATTCTCGCCACCACCGGCCAAGCCGCACACCCAGCCGCGCTCGTCGAGCCGGTCCAGGATCGCCGCGGTCTGCCGCAGCGCCGTCTCGCCGGCGGCAGCGGCCGCGGCCTCGTCGAGCACCGCAGGCGCGGTGCAGAACAGGTCGAGCGCGCCGAGATCGCCGTGGCACAGCGAGAAGTTCCAGCCGAACCCGGCGGCTGCCGCGGTGTCCAGCGCGGTGCGCAGATCGGCGGTCAGCTCGGCGACGGTACCCGCGCCGCCGACGCCACCGCCCGCGCTCTGGTCCGAGCCGAGGTCGGCGACGCCGAGCTCGCGCGCGGCGGCGAGCAGGCCGGTACGGGACAGGCCGAGGCCGACGGCGCCGTGACACCACAGCACCGGGAAGGACGCCTCGTGCGGGATGCCGGTACGCACGTCCGGCCAGTTCCCGGCGGCGGCGTCGAACAGCGACCGCTCGTACGCCAGGGCCGCCGCCGCGGTGGGCAGGTACCGCCGGTCGCCGGTCACCGTGGCGGCCCGGGCCAGCGCCCAGGCCGGCCCGGCGGCCCCGTGCGCGAAGCCGGCCAGCGGCCGCGGCGAGACGTCGGCCATCGACGCCGCGCGCCAGCCCACCCCGGCCGGTTGCCGCTCGGCGCGGGCGCACAGCTGGTCCGCGCAGGCGGCCACCGCGGTGCGGACCGCCGCGGACGGCCGGACCGCGTGCCAGGCGGCGAGCCCGGCGATCGAACCGGCCGCACCGCTGATCACGTCGTACTCGGCGTCGTCGGTGGCGAGCTCGCCGACGCCCGCGGCCATGTTGTCGGCCAGCGCGGCCAGCTCCTCGTCCGGCCGGATCGCGTGCAGGTGAGCCAGCGCGTACAGCACGCCGCCGTAGCCGCAGAGGCCGCCGGCCAGGTTCCGGGGCAGCCGGAGCACCTGGGCACGCAGGGTGTCCAGGGCGCCCGCGGCTGCCGCCCGGTGCGCCGCGTCGCCGGTCACCTCGGCCAGCCGGGCCAGGAACAACGTCACGCCCGCGGTACCGGAGTACAGGTCGGCGCCCAGCGGCGCCAGCGCCCACGCACCGCCGGGCAGCAGCCCGGGACCGGCCCAGGCGAGGCTGCCGTCCCGCCGGTACGCGAGGGCCACCAGGCGGTCCGCCGCCCGCCCGGCGTACTCCAGCGCGCGGGCCGCGACCCGGTCGGCCGCCGGCAGCGGCGCGGCCGGTACCACCGCGGCGACGGTGCCGTCGGCCTGCGGCACGTGGTCGGTTCGCGACGACTCGACGGCCCAGCGCAGCAGCGACCGCTGGGCGGCCAGGTCGTCCTCCCCCAGCGCGTCGAGCTTGGCCAGCGCGAGGCTGAGCGCCGGCTCGTCGGAAACCGCCGGCAGCTTGCGACCGGCGGCGTCGCACAGCGCGGTCCCGCCCGGCCGCGCGGTGAACACCGGTACGTCGGTGGCGGCCAGGTCGGCGCGCTCGGACGCCAGCAGCGGCGCGACCGCCTCCAGCCGAGGTACCAGTTCCCACAGCCGGTCCAAGTGCCGGTCGGCGGCGAGCCCGTCGCGCAGCCGGTCCGGGTGCAGCCCGGCCACCACCAGGGTGCGGTACTCCATCGTCTCCCGGCACAGCACCCGGATCTCGTCGTCGGCGAACGCGTCGAGCAGCTCGCGCACCGCCTCCCGGTGCCCGGCGAGAATGCGGTAGGCCTCGGTGAAGCCGGCGTCGAGATCGGCGCGGAAGTCGGCCAACCGCAGCGGTTCGCCCGGCGGCAGCGGCCGGGACGCGACCTGCCCGATGCCGACCCGGCGGTACCCCACCCGCACCTCGTCGGTACCGGCGTCCCGCAGCTCCGGGATCTCCCGCGGCGGCAGCTCGCGCGGGTCCCAGCCCAGCGCCGACACGTCGGCGCCGCCGTTACCGACCTCCACCCAGGCCCGGTACGGCAGCATGCCCGAGCGCAGCACCGAACCGCCGATCGCGGTGTTGGCCACCAGCTCGGCGGCGGACAGCTCGTGCAGATCCTCACGCAGCCGCGGCGTCAGCAGCGTCTCGTGGTCGATCAGCACCGGCTGGTCACCGACCGCGATCAGGTTCTGCGCGTGGCAGTCGGTCGCCTCCAGCAGGTACAGCAGCGCGGTCAGCGTGCCCGCCCGGTGGTAGAAGCGGTGCAGGTCGGCGCCGTCCGAGCAGTACCGCTGCTGCACGTGCGCGACCCAGCCGTAGCCGTCGCGCGCCAGGCAGGGCAGCTCGGCGAGCGGCCACCGCAGGTACCCGTTGAGCCACGCCACCAGCTGCTGGTAGTGCGCGTCGACGGCGAGCGACCGCGGCTTGTACAGGATCCGTACGCCGTGCTCGAAGCGCAGCCGGGCCACCGTGCGGCCGCCCCGATGCCGGTCGCCAAGGTCGGTCTCCAGCTGCGTCACTGCGCCGAGCGGTGCACCGCCGGCGAACCGGGCGGACAGCTCCGGCAGGTCCGCGACGAGCCGGTGCACCAGCTCCGCGCTGGCGGTCACCCAGTTGCGGCACACGGTCACCAGCCGGCGCGCCAGCACCGGGTACTCGGCGAGCAGGCCCGCCGCGATCCCCGGATCCCGCAGCCGGTCCAGGAACTGCCGGTACCGGCCGGTGGGGGTGTCCGCGGTCAGCGCACCGGTCACCTTCGCCACCTGCACCTCGAGCACCATGCTGCGCTGGGTCAGCGCGTACGCGTGTGCGGTCAGCGACGGCAGGAACCGGGCGACGGCGGCGTCCGGGTCGCCGAACGGGGTGTCGCCGAGCGGGGCGAGCGCGGTACGCAGCCGGCCGGCGGCGGCAGTCAGCAGCGGCCCGGCGACCGCGGCGAGGTCGTGCTCGGCGGGCAGCTCGATCGGGGCCGGCGTGGCGAACGCGGCCACCAGCTCGTCCACCCACGAGCCACCGGCAACCTCGGCGGTGGCGCCGGCGTGGCCGAGACCCACGCGGTCGGCCAGCGCGTCCGGCGGCTCGGCGAGCTGGTCGTGTACCACCTCCACGGTCAACCCGTCCGCAGCCAGCCGACGGTCGAACCAGCCCGCCTTGTGGAACGGCGGCTGGGCGCGCCAGCGGGCCATGATGCGGTCGGCGCGGGCCGACCGGCCCGGATCGACGACCGCCGGCTTGCCCCGTTCGACCGCCGACAACGCCTGGCTCATGGCCCGCCGCAGCGCGACCAGAGCTGCCTCCACCCGACCTCCCACCGGCCGACCTCCCACCGATCAGGGCTCCCACCGATCACGGGCCGTCCCGACGTCCCCGGCCGCGGTTGCCTCCCGCCAGCCGCCGCCGGACGGCCGCTGCGTTCCGAGAACCGGGCCGCATCGCGGCCGGCGGCGGGCAGCGCGGCCTCGCGCTGCCCGCCCGGCCGGTCAGGCCGCGCAGCTGCAGATGTGTGCACAGGTGACGCTGGCGTAGTTGCAGGTGGACGCCGCGCCGGTGGACACGTACAGCTCGCGGTCGACCTCTCCCGCCGGATGTGCTACGGCGGACTCCAACTCGAGCCGGAAGTCCTCGTCCCGCCAAGCGCGGACCAGTTCTTCTGCCGACATGGAACCTCCCTCGTGACGAAGCGTGCGGTGCGGTACGCGCCCAGTATTCGCACGGTGGTTGGTGTTCCGTTTGGCGTTGCGCTCACGGCAATTGCCGTACCGCGCCGTTCGGCGAGGTGGGACGGGGGAACCGGTTCCGGCCCGGCGGCCGGGAGACTGGGTGTTGAGCCGGCCCGGAGATCTAGGTGCTGGGGCGGGCCAGGCAGCGGAAGCCGATGTGCGACATCGCCGACTCGACCTGCTGCGCCTGCCGGGCCGCCGGCCGGTACCGCCGGCAGTAGTTCTCCGCGCACAGGTGCGAGCCGCCCTTGAGCACCCGCCGCGGTACGTGCGCGCCGCCCTGCTCCTGGTCGCCGTAGCTGCCCTCGGCGTCGTCCACCCGCGGATTGACGGGCGGCGCGCAGCAGGCGTGCGTGGCCGGATGGTTGCTGCGGTAGAAGTCCGCGGTCCACTCCCACACGTTGCCGGCCACGTCGTACAGCCCGTACCCGTTCGGCGGGAACGATCGCACCGGGGTGGTGCGCTGCCGCCGCGCCGGTTTGAGGTTGTGCCAGGGGAACTCGCCGACCCAGGTGTTGGCCATCCGCTTGCCGCCGGGCAGGAACTCCTCGCCCCAGGCGTACGGCGCGCCGTCCAGCCCGCCGCGCGCGGCGAACTCCCACTCCGCCTCGGTGGGCAGCTGCTTGCCGGCCCACTGTGCGTACGCCTCGACGTCCTCGGCGCACACGTGCACCACCGGGTGGTCGTCGCGGCCGGTGACGTCGGAGCGCGGCCCCTCCGGATGCCGCCAGCTCGCCCCCGGCACGTACCGCCACCACTGCTGCATGTCGGTCAGGTCGACCGGCTTGTCGGTCGGGGTGAACACCAGCGAACCGGCCAGCAGCAGCCGGCGGTCGACGTTCGGGTACTGCGCCGGGTCGAGCGGCCGCTCCGCCACTGTGACGTATCCGGTGTCGGTGACGAACCGGGCGAACTGCACCACCGTGACCGGGGTCGGGTCGATCCAGAACCCGTCGACGGTGACGCGATGCGGCGGCCCCTCCTCCGGGTAGTCGGCGAGGTCCGAGCC
This genomic interval carries:
- a CDS encoding ABC transporter ATP-binding protein; its protein translation is MTPTTPATATTVDGTTLPAALRLAGVTLRLGSGAQQVTALDRVDLTVARGEFLALTGPSGSGKSSLLAVAGGLQSPSEGTVHVAGTDLTTLTEGQRTAHRRNHIGYVFQHANLLASLTAREQLLVAAHIAGRLDGSARQRADELLDAVGMTARADRRPHQLSGGERQRVGLARALLLAPEILLVDEPTSALDRARSRDIVDLIARQTRAQNTATVMVTHDTEILDAADRVRNLRDGRLT
- a CDS encoding TetR/AcrR family transcriptional regulator, which codes for MPKINAATVAEHRAQQRAALVRAAIDILIEQGAGAVTPGAVGARAGLARSSFYQYFPSGAAILAAIVEDAFAAADTARDQALRTVEHPAGHIDAFVRAELRLAAQGLHRPAAALMRAELPQECRDRVHELHRLHYLPLQEAIAELSPTAPQLTAQLVGGLLQSAMAAVEGGADPDHVAERTLRLIHHGLG
- a CDS encoding type 2 lanthipeptide synthetase LanM family protein encodes the protein MEAALVALRRAMSQALSAVERGKPAVVDPGRSARADRIMARWRAQPPFHKAGWFDRRLAADGLTVEVVHDQLAEPPDALADRVGLGHAGATAEVAGGSWVDELVAAFATPAPIELPAEHDLAAVAGPLLTAAAGRLRTALAPLGDTPFGDPDAAVARFLPSLTAHAYALTQRSMVLEVQVAKVTGALTADTPTGRYRQFLDRLRDPGIAAGLLAEYPVLARRLVTVCRNWVTASAELVHRLVADLPELSARFAGGAPLGAVTQLETDLGDRHRGGRTVARLRFEHGVRILYKPRSLAVDAHYQQLVAWLNGYLRWPLAELPCLARDGYGWVAHVQQRYCSDGADLHRFYHRAGTLTALLYLLEATDCHAQNLIAVGDQPVLIDHETLLTPRLREDLHELSAAELVANTAIGGSVLRSGMLPYRAWVEVGNGGADVSALGWDPRELPPREIPELRDAGTDEVRVGYRRVGIGQVASRPLPPGEPLRLADFRADLDAGFTEAYRILAGHREAVRELLDAFADDEIRVLCRETMEYRTLVVAGLHPDRLRDGLAADRHLDRLWELVPRLEAVAPLLASERADLAATDVPVFTARPGGTALCDAAGRKLPAVSDEPALSLALAKLDALGEDDLAAQRSLLRWAVESSRTDHVPQADGTVAAVVPAAPLPAADRVAARALEYAGRAADRLVALAYRRDGSLAWAGPGLLPGGAWALAPLGADLYSGTAGVTLFLARLAEVTGDAAHRAAAAGALDTLRAQVLRLPRNLAGGLCGYGGVLYALAHLHAIRPDEELAALADNMAAGVGELATDDAEYDVISGAAGSIAGLAAWHAVRPSAAVRTAVAACADQLCARAERQPAGVGWRAASMADVSPRPLAGFAHGAAGPAWALARAATVTGDRRYLPTAAAALAYERSLFDAAAGNWPDVRTGIPHEASFPVLWCHGAVGLGLSRTGLLAAARELGVADLGSDQSAGGGVGGAGTVAELTADLRTALDTAAAAGFGWNFSLCHGDLGALDLFCTAPAVLDEAAAAAAGETALRQTAAILDRLDERGWVCGLAGGGENPALLVGLAGIGYGLLRAAAPDRVPSVLALHPPVAGRNGSSG
- a CDS encoding mersacidin/lichenicidin family type 2 lantibiotic, with amino-acid sequence MSAEELVRAWRDEDFRLELESAVAHPAGEVDRELYVSTGAASTCNYASVTCAHICSCAA
- a CDS encoding formylglycine-generating enzyme family protein, which encodes MTAGEQPPDPAMVWVPGGTFTMGSDLADYPEEGPPHRVTVDGFWIDPTPVTVVQFARFVTDTGYVTVAERPLDPAQYPNVDRRLLLAGSLVFTPTDKPVDLTDMQQWWRYVPGASWRHPEGPRSDVTGRDDHPVVHVCAEDVEAYAQWAGKQLPTEAEWEFAARGGLDGAPYAWGEEFLPGGKRMANTWVGEFPWHNLKPARRQRTTPVRSFPPNGYGLYDVAGNVWEWTADFYRSNHPATHACCAPPVNPRVDDAEGSYGDQEQGGAHVPRRVLKGGSHLCAENYCRRYRPAARQAQQVESAMSHIGFRCLARPST
- a CDS encoding antibiotic biosynthesis monooxygenase family protein produces the protein MSRHLRAGSGALRSEEMGAQSMYTVMNRIPVPGGEESTFEERFTASMGETLPGVDGLLGARLLRPAQAGGVYVAVMEFTTRDAFTAWMRSPSFRAAHGPSTQGMAGTVEPFETVAAVADGVPGESA
- a CDS encoding ABC transporter permease; translation: MFLALRDLRFARGRFALIGAVVALIAMLGVILSGLASGLADSGVSALRALPVTHLAFDKSATGELFSRSTVTKTTWEAWASQPGVRRAEPFGQQLVHARLAGSAGKQLDLAVFGVEPDGFLAPPPVSGRPLSAAPNGVLISADIAAEGVRIGDRLTAGQAGTELTVVGTIGHASFGHIGVVYAPLPLWQQLHYGLAGPLPAAATDQATAVALQLAPGVDPATADRRLGTRSVDKAGTYAASPGYTAESSTMTLIRAFLYAISALVVGSFFTVWTIQRRQEIALLKAIGAGTGYLLRDALTQVTVVLLLATAAGTGVGLALGRAMNRSAPFSLDPGQVTMAAALLIVLGLAGAAVAIRRITKVQALTALGANR